From Nitrospirota bacterium, the proteins below share one genomic window:
- the scpB gene encoding SMC-Scp complex subunit ScpB — MSSTVEQETVDMTLVEPTPLLDGGEVPEPEVVAQEAVAETTMNSQAVAIDVRELKAILEAVLFVSPEPVPVARLMSIVGTVSKAEVVQALDILAHDLDQEGRGIQLVQVAGGYRLVTKQEYGPWLKRMDKAKAAQKLSRSALESLAIIAYKQPLVRAEIEEIRGVETSGVLRTLCERKLVRIVGRKDVPGRPIMYGTTKFFLEHFGLQDLTQLPPLREFKELGESEQALLPIEQESLLTVETSESSYSEDLPVTSDLAEGEAVLAFDVETNETVLQDSLEEPVEQA; from the coding sequence ATGAGCTCAACCGTGGAACAGGAAACAGTCGACATGACATTGGTGGAACCAACGCCGCTTCTTGACGGCGGCGAGGTGCCGGAGCCTGAAGTCGTTGCTCAGGAAGCCGTTGCCGAGACGACGATGAACAGCCAGGCTGTCGCCATCGACGTGCGGGAACTGAAAGCGATTCTTGAAGCCGTCTTGTTCGTGTCGCCCGAACCGGTGCCGGTGGCGAGGTTGATGTCGATTGTGGGGACGGTCTCAAAAGCCGAAGTGGTGCAGGCTTTGGATATTCTCGCGCACGACTTGGATCAGGAAGGGCGCGGCATTCAGCTGGTGCAGGTTGCAGGCGGGTATCGGCTGGTGACGAAGCAGGAGTATGGGCCCTGGTTGAAGCGAATGGATAAGGCGAAGGCGGCGCAAAAGCTCTCGCGCTCCGCCCTCGAATCCCTCGCCATTATTGCCTACAAGCAGCCGCTCGTGCGGGCTGAGATCGAAGAGATTCGTGGCGTCGAAACGTCCGGTGTGTTACGCACCCTGTGCGAGCGTAAGCTGGTGCGGATCGTCGGGCGAAAAGACGTGCCAGGCCGGCCTATCATGTACGGCACCACCAAGTTCTTCCTTGAGCATTTCGGCCTACAAGACCTGACCCAGCTTCCTCCGTTGCGTGAGTTCAAAGAACTGGGCGAATCCGAGCAGGCGCTCTTGCCGATTGAACAGGAGTCGTTGCTAACGGTTGAGACATCCGAATCGTCCTATTCTGAAGACCTTCCCGTCACGAGTGACCTTGCGGAAGGTGAGGCGGTATTGGCCTTTGATGTAGAAACCAACGAGACGGTACTTCAAGATTCGCTCGAAGAGCCGGTTGAACAGGCGTAA
- a CDS encoding segregation/condensation protein A: MDNHSDDTEQTELPYQVRIENFEGPLDLLLHLIKKSEINIYDIPIHLIAQQYLTYIEAMEDLNLTVAGEFLVMAATLIQIKSKMLLPVDETAVDEEDGPDPREELVRRLLEYKQFKEAANQLDEHERLWREIYSREQSPTVELESDESLMVDVSLFDLVDALQGILNRNPGKTFMDILPDNLTVRDRMNSILEMLEGQESVNFVDLFEPSCHRLVIIVTFLALLELMKLRTARIFQAEHFGPILVSRAFSLVPDPAELDDAEWRGA; this comes from the coding sequence GTGGATAACCACTCAGACGATACCGAACAAACCGAATTGCCCTATCAGGTTCGCATCGAGAACTTTGAGGGGCCGCTTGATCTCCTGCTCCATCTGATTAAGAAGAGCGAGATCAATATCTATGACATTCCCATCCATCTGATTGCCCAGCAATACCTCACTTATATTGAGGCGATGGAAGACCTCAACCTGACGGTCGCAGGGGAGTTTCTGGTCATGGCGGCGACCCTGATTCAGATTAAATCCAAGATGCTGCTTCCCGTCGATGAGACGGCGGTTGACGAGGAAGATGGGCCGGATCCTCGTGAGGAATTGGTACGGCGTTTGCTCGAGTATAAGCAGTTCAAAGAGGCAGCCAACCAGTTGGACGAGCACGAGCGGTTGTGGCGGGAGATCTACAGTCGTGAACAGAGCCCGACGGTCGAATTGGAGTCGGATGAGTCGCTGATGGTCGATGTCAGCTTGTTCGATCTCGTGGATGCGTTGCAGGGGATTTTGAATCGCAATCCCGGCAAGACCTTCATGGATATCCTACCCGATAATTTGACGGTTCGGGATCGGATGAATTCGATCTTAGAAATGTTGGAAGGGCAGGAGTCGGTAAACTTCGTCGATCTCTTCGAGCCGTCCTGTCATCGGCTGGTGATCATCGTGACATTTTTGGCCTTGCTGGAGCTCATGAAGCTTCGAACGGCCCGGATATTCCAGGCGGAGCATTTTGGGCCGATCCTTGTGTCGCGCGCCTTTTCACTCGTGCCAGACCCGGCGGAATTAGATGATGCTGAATGGAGGGGAGCATGA
- a CDS encoding pentapeptide repeat-containing protein — MMNRICAGIIAGGMALLGLPIGAVASTCSVEQSASGPGAAFTLHLGADCTEPEREARAVDAAQLLQALKEGKGLDLSGVVVRGDLSLDTLPVGSLPSELEGMKELQGREVRVIAGSLTIVNSVVRGAIRHQSRQGLLVVKGPVTFSGTKFEQIVDLSQSLFVQPVTLSGAVFLQESYFVQGRFLRDLFAEKTAFGPHARFHRSVFHGPVTFQQSGFNGLVEFLEVVFEKDANLSRTYFKLGTGFSGSRFQGLADFSEATFDREAFFTFTLFEGDAYFRRATFRSTADFSDAKFKGREDFSKVFFEQGPLFTRATRSATGQAPLGLENQTVQYAIILSLLIFSAMLIAYLIRSR, encoded by the coding sequence ATGATGAATCGGATATGTGCAGGGATCATAGCGGGCGGGATGGCGCTTCTCGGTCTGCCGATCGGTGCCGTGGCGTCAACCTGTTCGGTGGAGCAGTCTGCTTCAGGGCCAGGCGCGGCGTTTACGCTGCATCTTGGCGCGGACTGCACGGAACCGGAGCGAGAGGCGCGAGCGGTGGATGCGGCGCAGTTACTCCAGGCGCTCAAGGAGGGGAAGGGGCTCGATCTTTCAGGGGTGGTGGTTCGCGGCGATCTGTCGCTGGATACCTTGCCAGTTGGTTCGTTGCCGTCCGAGCTTGAGGGGATGAAGGAACTGCAGGGGCGGGAGGTCCGCGTGATTGCCGGTTCCCTGACGATCGTCAATTCGGTGGTGCGCGGAGCGATCAGGCACCAATCGAGGCAAGGGCTGCTGGTGGTGAAGGGGCCTGTGACGTTCAGCGGGACTAAGTTCGAACAGATCGTGGATCTCTCACAGTCTCTGTTCGTGCAGCCTGTGACGTTGTCAGGTGCGGTGTTCTTGCAAGAGAGCTATTTTGTGCAGGGGCGATTTCTGCGCGACCTCTTTGCGGAGAAGACGGCCTTTGGCCCCCATGCGCGATTCCATCGATCTGTCTTTCACGGGCCGGTGACATTCCAGCAATCGGGATTCAATGGGCTGGTGGAGTTCTTGGAAGTGGTCTTCGAGAAGGATGCCAATCTGTCGCGTACCTATTTCAAGTTGGGCACCGGGTTTTCCGGAAGCCGGTTCCAGGGTTTGGCGGATTTCTCTGAAGCCACGTTTGATCGGGAGGCGTTCTTTACCTTTACCCTGTTCGAGGGAGACGCCTACTTCCGCCGGGCGACGTTCCGATCGACGGCAGACTTTTCCGATGCGAAGTTCAAAGGGCGAGAGGACTTTTCCAAAGTCTTTTTCGAACAGGGTCCACTGTTTACCCGAGCGACCAGATCGGCGACCGGACAGGCTCCCCTGGGGCTCGAAAATCAGACTGTGCAGTATGCGATCATCCTCTCCCTCCTGATCTTCAGTGCCATGCTGATTGCCTATCTGATTCGTTCGCGGTGA